The following proteins are encoded in a genomic region of Candidatus Acidiferrales bacterium:
- a CDS encoding formylglycine-generating enzyme family protein has product MKLKAVILSATLIVLSLTVSNRAFSQVAVPKYTGLTYNSPFSRYSPPIGLAILRFEGDALLDIKLFNVLKQDTTVLKRFTIFPYNVLKAQMDALGLTSLDPNDPHTLSQLRDQLNVNIVATGKAINNGFELRLVGTDGSKAYTHSFFNTGKSTAIDDAARLFRENVQTDYVNVGNVTWVLVDSGSFQMGSSEGYGDERPVHRVHVKSFNMSATEVSFDQYDAFCDATGRPRADDNGWGRGKMPVTNVTWDDAMAYCQWLSAQLGDAVRLPTEAEYEFAARGGNLTKGDKFSGSDYLEDVGWFVGNSKGRPHEVGGRMANELGIYDLSGNTWEWCMDWYHNTYDGAPTDGTAWGDENLQTPYHVVRGGSWNASSDNCRVSVRNDGTSGWVNSAGFRIVKEAK; this is encoded by the coding sequence GTGAAACTAAAGGCAGTCATCCTTTCGGCAACTCTAATTGTTCTCAGCTTGACTGTCAGTAACCGTGCATTTTCCCAAGTCGCAGTTCCTAAGTATACAGGCTTAACTTACAATAGCCCTTTCAGCAGATACAGTCCGCCGATAGGTTTGGCAATTTTGAGATTCGAGGGTGATGCCTTATTGGATATTAAGTTATTCAATGTCCTTAAGCAGGACACGACCGTTTTGAAAAGGTTCACCATATTTCCTTATAATGTTCTCAAAGCGCAGATGGATGCGCTTGGTTTGACTTCGCTGGATCCGAATGACCCGCATACGCTGAGTCAGCTAAGGGATCAGTTAAATGTCAATATTGTTGCGACCGGCAAGGCGATCAACAATGGATTTGAGTTGCGCCTGGTGGGAACAGACGGGAGCAAAGCATACACTCACTCTTTCTTCAACACAGGTAAATCGACTGCGATCGACGACGCGGCCAGATTGTTTCGCGAGAACGTACAAACCGACTATGTAAACGTCGGCAATGTTACCTGGGTACTCGTCGACAGCGGCTCCTTTCAGATGGGAAGCAGTGAAGGGTACGGCGACGAGCGTCCCGTTCACCGGGTTCATGTAAAATCTTTTAATATGAGTGCCACCGAAGTGTCTTTCGACCAGTATGACGCGTTCTGTGATGCCACGGGCAGGCCGAGAGCGGACGACAACGGATGGGGACGAGGCAAAATGCCGGTGACCAATGTAACATGGGACGACGCCATGGCATATTGCCAATGGCTTTCGGCACAACTTGGAGATGCGGTACGTCTGCCGACTGAAGCCGAGTATGAATTTGCCGCTCGCGGTGGAAACCTAACGAAGGGAGACAAGTTCAGTGGAAGCGACTATCTGGAAGACGTCGGTTGGTTTGTCGGAAATTCAAAAGGGAGGCCGCACGAAGTCGGCGGCAGAATGGCAAATGAACTTGGGATTTACGACCTGAGCGGCAACACCTGGGAGTGGTGCATGGATTGGTACCACAACACTTATGATGGAGCGCCTACGGACGGTACGGCATGGGGCGACGAGAATCTTCAGACACCGTACCATGTCGTAAGAGGAGGATCATGGAACGCCAGCTCTGACAATTGCCGCGTCTCTGTCCGTAACGACGGCACCAGCGGCTGGGTTAACTCGGCAGGATTCCGCATCGTAAAGGAAGCTAAGTAA
- a CDS encoding protein kinase, whose product MEPNAANEKRQTAAGDAPKIIYLTDEARAQKEGKCPYCGGEVASDAGKCEHCGKSLATSSEAAEKASSSGAVNFDSLGYVKSALASKYEVLEEVVKTDTSNIFRAIHLALGKEVALKVLLRSVAQDRDYTDRFHRRARAIDKLSQSNIIRIYDEGVDSGIHYMAMEFLKGINLEGRIARHGTLSPDEMTSILMPIINALGHAHRHGIVHGNIKCSSIFIHDDGRIILFGFGTQRLTSGNQLSFNRDQNSFEYLSPEEASGKVADGRSDIYSLGIVMYYSLTGRFPYSGSNSAITINAITTGQYTPINRLRPLPQWYERIVDKCLQKDVMKRIQSCGELVGLFNASATASSTSAKSSEQLEREILPAELPKEQPAAKIKTSPVVEQPIEREPSIIEHPRVKPPAVIEEPAGYEVKGEGKGKSKALLLIAAFAMVAVLAVGITLMMKSGNGNSNGLLAPSGNTRQMRTEENSLPSRENINNNAARPTQQAPSTEITKPVPPPTTSTDQEASSSETRKPSSLKASARSKVSSSKEAQKEQIVTPPPAVSTVSVPDLTGTQLNTAKSILSLNGLSVGAVSTIPDPANDGIVIRQVPKPGTQLKKGSTVNLIVGSK is encoded by the coding sequence ATGGAACCGAACGCTGCAAATGAGAAAAGGCAAACAGCTGCCGGAGACGCCCCAAAGATTATTTACTTGACGGACGAAGCAAGGGCACAGAAAGAGGGTAAGTGCCCATATTGCGGAGGTGAAGTAGCGAGCGATGCTGGAAAGTGTGAACACTGCGGAAAATCACTTGCGACCTCCAGTGAGGCTGCCGAAAAGGCATCGTCAAGCGGAGCTGTAAATTTCGATTCGCTCGGTTACGTTAAGAGTGCGCTCGCATCGAAGTACGAGGTATTGGAAGAAGTTGTTAAGACCGACACGTCGAATATTTTCCGGGCAATTCACCTGGCATTGGGAAAAGAAGTCGCATTGAAAGTATTGCTGCGGAGTGTGGCACAGGACCGCGACTATACAGATAGGTTTCATCGAAGGGCACGGGCAATCGACAAGCTTTCACAGAGTAATATAATCAGAATCTATGACGAGGGAGTCGATAGCGGCATACACTATATGGCCATGGAATTCTTGAAAGGCATTAACCTGGAAGGAAGAATCGCACGGCATGGTACGCTATCGCCGGACGAGATGACCAGTATTTTGATGCCGATAATCAACGCCCTTGGCCATGCACACCGCCATGGCATAGTGCACGGCAATATCAAATGCTCAAGTATATTCATTCATGACGATGGAAGAATTATTTTGTTCGGCTTTGGAACTCAGCGATTGACCAGTGGTAATCAACTTTCGTTCAATCGCGATCAAAATTCTTTTGAATACTTAAGCCCTGAAGAAGCAAGTGGAAAAGTCGCGGATGGAAGAAGCGACATATATTCTCTAGGAATAGTGATGTATTACTCTCTTACCGGTAGATTTCCCTACAGTGGATCAAATTCTGCTATCACGATCAACGCGATAACTACCGGACAGTATACACCTATTAACAGGCTAAGGCCGTTGCCACAATGGTATGAACGAATAGTGGACAAGTGCTTGCAGAAGGATGTCATGAAGAGAATCCAGAGCTGCGGCGAACTTGTCGGACTATTCAATGCCAGCGCGACCGCTTCATCGACGAGCGCCAAATCGTCCGAGCAGCTTGAGAGAGAAATTCTGCCAGCAGAGCTGCCAAAGGAACAACCGGCGGCGAAGATCAAAACATCACCAGTCGTTGAACAGCCAATTGAAAGAGAGCCCTCCATAATCGAGCATCCAAGGGTCAAGCCTCCGGCTGTTATTGAGGAACCGGCCGGATATGAAGTGAAGGGCGAAGGAAAAGGAAAAAGCAAGGCGTTGCTATTGATAGCAGCTTTCGCTATGGTAGCAGTTTTGGCCGTAGGGATAACATTGATGATGAAGAGCGGCAACGGAAATTCTAATGGATTGCTCGCGCCCAGCGGGAACACAAGGCAGATGCGAACCGAGGAAAACTCTCTTCCGTCCCGAGAAAACATCAATAATAACGCAGCCCGGCCAACTCAACAGGCTCCTTCGACGGAGATAACTAAACCTGTACCGCCTCCGACTACATCCACTGATCAAGAAGCATCTTCATCTGAGACACGAAAACCCAGTTCATTGAAGGCATCTGCGAGGAGCAAAGTCAGCTCTTCAAAAGAAGCACAAAAAGAACAGATAGTGACGCCGCCGCCGGCCGTTTCGACTGTCTCCGTGCCCGACCTTACAGGCACGCAGCTCAATACGGCAAAAAGCATTTTGTCCTTGAACGGACTCTCCGTAGGTGCAGTCAGCACGATACCGGATCCGGCAAATGATGGAATAGTCATCAGGCAGGTACCTAAACCAGGTACACAGCTCAAAAAAGGCTCAACCGTTAACTTGATAGTAGGATCGAAGTGA